A single Clostridium sp. AN503 DNA region contains:
- a CDS encoding ABC-F family ATP-binding cassette domain-containing protein, with protein MSILNVEHLSHGFGDRAIFHDVSFRLLKGEHIGLVGANGEGKSTFMNIITGKLQPDEGKVEWSKHVRAGYLDQHTVLEKGMTIRDVLKSAFAYLFEMETQMNEICDRMGEASEEEMTAMMEELGTLQDLLMAHDFYVIDSKVEEVGRALGLQEIGMDKDVSELSGGQRTKVLLGKLLLEKPDILLLDEPTNYLDEQHIEWLKRYLQEYENAFILISHDIPFLNSVINLIYNMENQKLDRYVGDYDHFKEVYAAKKAQLEAAYKRQQQEIAELEDFVARNKARVSTRNMAMSRQKKLDKMEVIELAREKPKPEFHFQEARTAGKLIFETKELVIGYEEPLTKPLDLSMERGDKMVLKGSNGIGKTTLLKSILGLIPPVSGSVELGDYLHIGYFEQEMAPGNTTTCIEEIWKEFPAYTQYQVRSALAKCGLTTKHIESQVRVLSGGEQAKVRLCKLINRETNVLLLDEPTNHLDAEAKEELRRALAAYKGSILLICHEPEFYESFATKVVDCSEFCLRG; from the coding sequence ATGAGCATATTGAATGTTGAACATTTAAGCCATGGATTTGGGGACCGGGCGATTTTCCACGACGTGTCCTTCCGGCTGCTGAAAGGCGAGCACATCGGTCTGGTGGGCGCCAACGGCGAGGGGAAATCCACATTTATGAATATTATTACCGGTAAACTGCAGCCGGACGAGGGGAAAGTAGAGTGGTCAAAGCATGTCCGCGCAGGTTATCTGGACCAGCATACGGTCCTGGAAAAAGGCATGACTATCCGGGACGTGTTAAAAAGTGCGTTTGCCTACCTGTTTGAGATGGAAACGCAGATGAACGAGATTTGTGACCGGATGGGAGAGGCGTCTGAGGAAGAAATGACGGCTATGATGGAAGAACTGGGGACGCTTCAGGATCTTCTGATGGCCCATGATTTCTACGTGATCGACAGTAAAGTGGAGGAAGTAGGGCGTGCCCTGGGCCTTCAGGAGATCGGCATGGATAAGGATGTGTCGGAGCTTTCCGGAGGACAGCGCACAAAAGTGCTTTTGGGCAAGCTGCTTTTGGAAAAGCCCGATATCCTGCTTTTGGACGAGCCGACCAACTATCTGGATGAACAGCATATCGAATGGCTGAAGCGGTACCTTCAGGAATATGAGAATGCATTTATCCTGATCTCCCATGACATCCCGTTTTTAAACAGCGTGATCAATCTGATCTACAACATGGAGAATCAGAAGCTGGACCGTTATGTGGGAGACTACGATCATTTCAAGGAAGTCTATGCGGCGAAAAAGGCGCAGCTTGAGGCAGCCTACAAGCGGCAGCAGCAGGAGATCGCGGAGTTGGAGGATTTCGTGGCCCGCAATAAGGCGCGGGTATCCACCCGCAACATGGCCATGTCCCGGCAGAAAAAGCTGGATAAGATGGAGGTCATCGAGCTGGCAAGGGAGAAGCCGAAGCCGGAGTTCCATTTCCAGGAGGCGCGGACGGCGGGTAAGCTGATTTTTGAGACGAAGGAGCTGGTGATTGGATATGAGGAACCGTTGACGAAGCCGCTGGATCTGTCCATGGAGCGCGGGGATAAGATGGTTTTAAAGGGTTCCAACGGTATCGGAAAGACCACGCTTTTAAAGAGCATTCTCGGATTGATCCCGCCTGTGAGCGGCAGCGTGGAGCTGGGAGATTACCTGCATATCGGATATTTTGAACAGGAGATGGCTCCAGGCAATACCACCACTTGTATTGAAGAGATCTGGAAGGAATTTCCTGCTTATACCCAGTATCAGGTGCGTTCTGCCCTGGCAAAATGCGGGCTGACTACCAAGCACATCGAGAGCCAGGTGCGGGTTTTAAGCGGCGGCGAGCAGGCCAAGGTGCGGCTGTGCAAGCTGATCAACCGGGAGACCAACGTACTGTTATTAGACGAGCCGACCAACCATCTGGATGCGGAAGCCAAAGAGGAATTGCGCCGGGCGCTGGCAGCCTATAAAGGCAGTATCCTTCTGATATGCCATGAGCCGGAATTTTATGAGAGCTTTGCAACAAAAGTGGTGGATTGCAGCGAGTTCTGTCTGAGAGGCTAA
- a CDS encoding FeoA family protein, with protein sequence MVIPLSHIKPGERCRVVWVASETHMKQRLTDLGFAPDEFLSCVLKPHRGGMSAYLVQGAVIALRQENANEIFVEL encoded by the coding sequence ATGGTCATTCCATTAAGTCATATAAAACCCGGCGAACGGTGCCGCGTCGTCTGGGTTGCCAGCGAAACCCACATGAAACAGCGTCTCACAGATCTGGGCTTTGCCCCGGATGAATTCTTATCCTGCGTGCTGAAGCCCCATCGCGGAGGTATGAGCGCCTATCTGGTACAGGGCGCCGTCATCGCGCTTCGCCAGGAAAATGCAAATGAGATTTTTGTGGAGTTATAG
- a CDS encoding hydrolase, translating to MESRITREEALKLLREYNQEPFHILHALTVEGAMRWFARELGYAEDEDYWGITGLLHDIDFEQYPDEHCVKAPELLAAGGVGEDMIHSVCSHGYGLCCDVEPEHQMEKVLFASDELTGLIGAAAKMRPSKSCKDMEVSSLKKKFKDKRFAAGCSRDVIRQGAERLGWELDELFAKTLEAMRSCEDSVNAEMSLLFPAGENII from the coding sequence ATGGAAAGCCGGATTACAAGAGAAGAGGCATTAAAGCTTTTGAGAGAATATAACCAGGAGCCGTTCCACATTCTCCACGCATTGACCGTAGAGGGCGCCATGCGCTGGTTTGCAAGAGAGCTGGGATATGCGGAGGATGAAGATTACTGGGGGATTACCGGTCTCCTGCACGATATTGATTTTGAACAGTATCCTGATGAGCACTGCGTCAAGGCGCCGGAGCTTTTAGCCGCAGGCGGGGTGGGGGAGGACATGATCCACTCGGTCTGCTCTCACGGTTATGGACTTTGCTGTGATGTGGAACCGGAGCACCAGATGGAGAAAGTGCTGTTTGCATCGGACGAGCTGACCGGCCTGATCGGAGCGGCGGCGAAGATGCGCCCGTCGAAGAGCTGTAAGGATATGGAGGTTTCCAGCTTAAAAAAGAAGTTTAAAGATAAAAGGTTTGCCGCGGGGTGCTCCAGGGATGTGATCCGCCAAGGCGCTGAGCGCCTTGGGTGGGAACTGGATGAGCTGTTCGCAAAGACCCTGGAAGCTATGCGGTCCTGTGAGGATTCGGTAAATGCAGAGATGTCCTTGCTATTTCCGGCAGGAGAGAATATAATATGA
- a CDS encoding DUF6774 domain-containing protein translates to MACCIAEDKSTEEIALISSIFMQLGDTLTTIAAHQALCSAKDSDL, encoded by the coding sequence ATGGCATGTTGTATCGCAGAGGACAAATCGACAGAGGAAATCGCTCTGATCAGTTCTATTTTTATGCAGTTAGGCGATACCCTGACAACGATTGCTGCGCACCAGGCTTTGTGCTCCGCAAAAGATTCGGATCTATAA
- a CDS encoding zinc ribbon domain-containing protein, whose amino-acid sequence MLCPHCNAAIADDSIFCSFCGKRIPEPNDSSDLMDGLRCPQCGAVVSADANFCTNCRSPLSETAIAEVKKRNDLQLQQAQMQMQAMTLKAQQEQLQIQKMQYDSMARCPRCGSTSLAGNKKGFGIGKAVVGAALVGPIGLVAGNLGAKKVLVTCLKCGKKFKA is encoded by the coding sequence ATGCTATGTCCTCATTGCAATGCTGCCATAGCTGACGACAGTATTTTCTGCTCTTTCTGCGGGAAACGGATTCCAGAACCAAATGATTCTTCTGATCTAATGGATGGCCTCCGATGCCCGCAATGCGGAGCAGTTGTTTCTGCAGATGCAAACTTTTGTACAAACTGCCGGTCTCCACTGTCAGAAACAGCCATTGCTGAAGTCAAAAAAAGGAATGATCTGCAGCTGCAGCAGGCACAGATGCAAATGCAGGCCATGACTCTGAAAGCACAGCAGGAACAGTTACAGATTCAAAAAATGCAGTATGATTCCATGGCCAGATGTCCCCGGTGCGGTTCCACCTCACTTGCCGGAAACAAAAAGGGATTTGGGATTGGAAAAGCTGTTGTTGGTGCGGCTCTCGTCGGGCCAATCGGACTGGTTGCCGGAAACTTAGGGGCAAAAAAGGTACTGGTCACTTGTTTAAAGTGTGGAAAAAAGTTTAAAGCATAA
- a CDS encoding Ltp family lipoprotein: MFCRKCGKEYEGKFCPNCGEPAEPEVIVEPQKSATLLNGVEINTASVAAPVKEPFYSQTWFILLMMLCCCFPVGLFLMWKYKKFNKPVRIIITIFFVFCFIIGIYGNLSAVPQDTQLAETVKAAEITKAETAPATAGQSESKEEATAAETTTAETSTEAEKIPTEYQSALAKANLYSDIMSMSKAAVYNQLTSEYGEKFSPEAAEYAMEHLTADWNANALAKAKTYSDTMFMSKAAIYDQLVSEYGEQFTKDEAQYAIDHLTADWNANALAKAKVYQESMNMSPSAIHDQLTSEYGEKFTKAEADFAIANLE; the protein is encoded by the coding sequence ATGTTCTGTCGAAAATGCGGCAAAGAGTATGAAGGAAAGTTTTGTCCGAATTGCGGGGAACCCGCAGAACCGGAAGTTATCGTAGAACCGCAAAAAAGCGCCACTCTCCTGAATGGTGTAGAAATAAATACGGCATCAGTGGCTGCACCAGTCAAAGAACCATTTTACTCGCAGACCTGGTTTATTTTATTAATGATGCTATGCTGCTGTTTTCCCGTTGGATTATTCCTCATGTGGAAATATAAAAAGTTCAACAAACCTGTCCGAATCATAATAACTATTTTCTTTGTGTTTTGTTTTATAATTGGTATCTATGGCAACCTTTCCGCTGTCCCACAGGACACCCAGCTGGCAGAAACAGTAAAGGCCGCAGAGATAACAAAAGCAGAGACTGCTCCTGCCACTGCCGGCCAAAGCGAGTCTAAAGAAGAGGCCACCGCTGCTGAAACAACTACAGCTGAAACCAGTACTGAGGCTGAAAAGATTCCAACGGAATATCAATCAGCATTAGCAAAAGCCAATCTTTACAGTGACATCATGTCCATGTCCAAAGCTGCTGTTTACAACCAGCTCACCTCCGAATATGGAGAAAAATTCTCTCCCGAGGCTGCTGAGTATGCAATGGAGCATTTGACCGCAGACTGGAACGCAAACGCACTGGCAAAAGCAAAAACTTACAGTGATACCATGTTTATGTCCAAAGCTGCCATCTATGATCAGTTGGTCTCTGAATACGGCGAACAATTTACCAAAGACGAGGCACAATATGCTATTGATCATTTAACCGCAGACTGGAATGCAAATGCTCTGGCAAAAGCAAAAGTTTATCAGGAATCAATGAACATGTCTCCTTCTGCCATTCACGACCAGCTCACCTCCGAGTACGGTGAAAAGTTCACAAAAGCTGAAGCAGACTTTGCCATTGCAAATCTCGAGTAA
- a CDS encoding isopeptide-forming domain-containing fimbrial protein, whose protein sequence is MAIINKLDNTASVTYGGNTLNSNSVSTVLLLAPTLLKAVDKLTASLGDSLTYTVTITNPALNPISNIPFTDTLPAGSTFTTGSFTLNGTAATPTVTSNTITYTIPTIAALGTATLQFQVKVVGGST, encoded by the coding sequence ATGGCAATCATCAATAAACTGGACAATACAGCCAGTGTAACCTATGGGGGCAATACCCTAAACAGTAACAGTGTTTCCACTGTCCTGCTTCTTGCACCTACGCTTTTAAAGGCGGTTGACAAGCTCACAGCCAGCCTTGGCGACAGCCTGACCTACACGGTGACAATCACCAATCCGGCGTTAAATCCTATAAGCAATATACCATTTACCGATACCCTTCCTGCTGGTTCTACATTTACCACAGGTTCTTTCACGCTTAACGGAACAGCAGCGACACCGACTGTCACCAGTAATACAATAACCTACACCATACCAACGATCGCTGCACTTGGCACTGCCACCCTGCAGTTTCAAGTCAAAGTTGTGGGCGGTTCCACCTGA
- a CDS encoding superoxide dismutase family protein, translated as MQQPYQSPTPRLAFVQLLEDNRPQATAWVRGGHAYPQISGLVKFYDTPYGGILVEAEVFGLPNSAVQGSTSFYAMHIHQNGDCSDNFTRTGEHYNPTMQPHPEHAGDLLPLMGNQGYAWGAFYDKRFRVKDILDRSVVIHSQRDDFTTQPAGNSGEKIACGVIRKA; from the coding sequence ATGCAGCAACCTTACCAATCTCCAACTCCACGGCTCGCTTTCGTGCAGCTGCTTGAAGATAACCGTCCTCAGGCGACCGCATGGGTCCGGGGAGGTCACGCATACCCACAGATAAGCGGACTTGTTAAATTCTATGATACTCCTTATGGAGGTATCCTGGTGGAGGCAGAAGTCTTTGGGCTGCCAAACAGTGCCGTTCAGGGTTCCACCAGCTTTTACGCCATGCACATTCATCAAAACGGTGACTGCTCCGATAACTTTACCAGGACCGGTGAACACTACAATCCAACCATGCAGCCCCATCCGGAACACGCCGGGGACCTGCTGCCTCTGATGGGCAATCAGGGCTACGCCTGGGGCGCATTCTATGACAAACGTTTCCGGGTAAAGGATATCCTGGACCGTTCTGTCGTTATCCACTCACAGCGTGATGATTTTACAACCCAGCCTGCAGGTAATTCCGGCGAAAAGATCGCGTGCGGAGTGATCCGCAAAGCCTAA
- a CDS encoding N-acetylmuramoyl-L-alanine amidase: protein MKICLDAGHYGKYNQSPADKAYYESELVWKLHLLQKKYLEAYGIEVITTRNNQKTDRGLYDRGAASKGCDLFISDHTNAVGTTMNNQVDYPAAYCAINGSADGIGMALAQCVEVVMGTRQPARIEHRRGNNGDYYGVLRGAAAVETPGLILEHSFHTNAEIVRWLQDEWNLELLAQAEADTIALYYGLLTPEHKTGWVEEEGGWRFYLDSAGKYVINDWYKDGDKWYWFDGAGMMIANNWKTGSDGKWYYLTDTGAMATDQWVVWKKKLYRVTEDGSLFSGSISLATDEDGALVPYCEEQDPERTAERNASEEGDA from the coding sequence ATGAAGATCTGTCTGGATGCAGGCCATTACGGCAAATATAATCAAAGCCCTGCAGATAAAGCGTATTACGAATCGGAGCTGGTGTGGAAGCTGCATTTGCTTCAGAAAAAGTATTTGGAGGCATATGGGATAGAGGTGATAACTACCAGGAATAATCAGAAGACAGACCGGGGGCTGTATGACCGGGGGGCGGCATCGAAGGGCTGTGATCTGTTTATCTCAGATCATACCAATGCAGTGGGAACCACCATGAATAACCAGGTGGATTATCCGGCAGCGTATTGTGCCATAAATGGGAGCGCCGATGGAATCGGGATGGCTCTGGCCCAGTGTGTGGAGGTGGTCATGGGAACCCGTCAGCCAGCCCGTATTGAACATAGGAGAGGAAATAATGGGGATTATTATGGAGTACTGCGTGGAGCTGCAGCAGTAGAGACTCCGGGACTGATCCTGGAGCATTCATTCCATACCAATGCAGAAATTGTCAGATGGCTTCAGGATGAGTGGAATTTAGAACTGCTTGCCCAGGCGGAAGCAGACACGATCGCACTTTACTATGGGCTTCTGACTCCGGAACATAAGACAGGTTGGGTTGAGGAAGAGGGAGGCTGGCGTTTTTATCTGGACAGTGCGGGAAAATATGTTATCAATGACTGGTATAAGGACGGTGATAAATGGTACTGGTTTGATGGAGCAGGTATGATGATCGCCAATAATTGGAAGACGGGATCAGACGGAAAATGGTATTATCTGACTGACACAGGAGCTATGGCAACAGACCAGTGGGTGGTATGGAAGAAAAAACTGTACAGGGTAACAGAGGATGGCAGTTTGTTCAGTGGGAGTATTTCCCTGGCTACGGATGAGGATGGTGCCCTGGTACCATATTGTGAGGAGCAGGATCCAGAACGGACAGCAGAGCGGAATGCATCAGAGGAAGGAGATGCATGA
- a CDS encoding ferrous iron transporter B produces the protein MIESQLTPEQASASRPITVALAGNPNVGKSTIFNGLTGMRQHTGNWPGVTVASARGSFFVEGQEFLLVDLPGTYSLAAHSQEEMIARDYICSGEADMAMIVCDGTCLERGLHLLKQIVSLDYVKESGAPLILCVNLCDEARKKGIEIDFELLQDVLQIPVICCCARCSSSLREIRRTLLDTVGQHFSYDCLDFCPKQLAAETVRYTRPNYRRREELIDRIVTGPVTGGLIMFLMLLGVFWLTMSGANRPSAVLWDGLFWLEGRMADAMAQAGAPAWLISMLVYGIYRVLAWVVSVMLPPMAIFFPLFTLLEDLGYLPRVAFNMDRAFHRCRACGKQCLTTAMGFGCNAAGVTGCRIIDSPRERLIAILTNSLVPCNGRLPTLFLMITLLFMSMKLSPGITPLLSAVLMTLVILLGVGATLGASWLLSHTLLKGIPSSFTLELPPYRRPQIGKVIVRSVFDRTLFVLGRAVIVAAPAGLIIWLLANILYVGPENGWFILSGSAAASGFTAASGISAAATVTTAPSLLACVTSFFEPLGHLMGLDGVILAAFILGFPANEIVVPIILMAYLQTGTLTDMADPSALLGLFAAHGWTWKTMICMIFFCLFHWPCSTTVLTIKKETGSLKWTAVSILLPTLIGICLCLMVTGASELVAFFL, from the coding sequence ATGATTGAAAGTCAGCTAACTCCCGAACAGGCGTCTGCCAGCCGGCCCATCACCGTGGCGCTGGCAGGAAACCCCAACGTGGGGAAAAGTACGATTTTTAATGGGTTGACTGGGATGAGGCAGCACACCGGCAACTGGCCAGGAGTCACCGTTGCCTCTGCCCGCGGCAGTTTTTTCGTAGAAGGACAGGAATTTCTGCTGGTAGATTTACCGGGTACCTATTCGCTTGCTGCGCATTCCCAGGAGGAAATGATTGCCCGTGACTATATCTGTTCCGGGGAAGCAGATATGGCAATGATCGTATGCGACGGCACCTGCCTGGAGCGGGGCCTTCATCTGCTGAAACAGATTGTATCGCTGGATTATGTAAAAGAATCCGGCGCGCCTCTGATTCTTTGTGTCAACCTTTGTGACGAAGCGCGAAAAAAAGGCATTGAGATTGATTTTGAACTGCTTCAGGATGTACTTCAGATTCCGGTCATCTGCTGCTGTGCGCGGTGTTCTTCTTCCTTAAGAGAAATCCGCAGGACCCTTCTTGATACTGTCGGACAGCATTTCTCCTATGACTGCCTTGATTTTTGTCCAAAACAACTGGCAGCAGAAACCGTTCGATACACACGGCCCAACTACCGACGGAGAGAGGAACTGATCGACAGGATCGTCACCGGGCCTGTCACCGGCGGACTCATTATGTTTCTTATGCTCTTAGGTGTATTCTGGCTGACCATGTCAGGGGCTAACAGACCATCGGCGGTGCTTTGGGATGGACTTTTCTGGCTGGAAGGCCGGATGGCGGATGCCATGGCACAGGCTGGTGCGCCGGCCTGGCTGATCAGCATGCTGGTTTACGGCATATACCGGGTCCTGGCGTGGGTCGTATCGGTTATGCTGCCGCCCATGGCTATCTTTTTCCCGCTCTTTACCCTCCTGGAGGATCTGGGGTATCTGCCGAGAGTCGCTTTTAATATGGACCGGGCATTTCACCGCTGCAGGGCATGTGGAAAGCAATGCCTGACTACAGCCATGGGGTTCGGGTGCAACGCTGCCGGAGTTACAGGCTGCCGAATCATCGATTCCCCTCGGGAACGTTTGATCGCGATCCTCACCAACTCATTGGTTCCCTGCAATGGCAGGCTGCCCACCCTGTTCCTGATGATCACCCTGCTTTTCATGTCCATGAAGCTGTCCCCTGGCATCACGCCCCTATTGTCGGCTGTACTTATGACTCTGGTCATCCTGCTGGGCGTGGGCGCTACCCTGGGCGCCTCCTGGCTGTTATCCCACACTTTATTAAAAGGTATCCCCTCCTCTTTCACCCTGGAACTTCCGCCTTACCGACGTCCACAGATTGGCAAAGTCATTGTCAGGTCTGTATTTGACCGCACACTGTTTGTACTTGGCCGCGCTGTCATTGTTGCTGCTCCGGCCGGTCTGATCATCTGGCTGCTGGCAAATATCCTGTACGTAGGTCCGGAAAATGGCTGGTTCATCCTGTCCGGCAGCGCAGCCGCTTCTGGCTTCACTGCGGCCTCCGGCATCTCAGCTGCTGCCACTGTCACCACAGCGCCCAGCCTGCTGGCCTGCGTCACCAGCTTTTTTGAACCATTGGGACACCTTATGGGACTGGACGGAGTGATCCTTGCAGCATTCATACTGGGCTTCCCTGCCAATGAGATTGTGGTTCCGATCATCCTGATGGCATACTTACAGACTGGCACATTAACTGACATGGCGGACCCATCCGCCCTGCTCGGGCTCTTTGCCGCTCACGGCTGGACCTGGAAAACCATGATCTGCATGATTTTCTTCTGCCTGTTTCACTGGCCCTGTTCCACTACGGTCCTGACCATAAAAAAAGAGACCGGGTCCCTGAAATGGACCGCAGTCTCCATACTTCTTCCGACACTTATCGGCATATGCCTGTGCCTGATGGTCACCGGCGCCTCGGAACTGGTTGCTTTCTTTCTGTGA
- a CDS encoding HIT family protein: protein MKDVNCAYCMQGELVAKFAYPVCKMDTGFLYVFKEQSHPGRLILAHDKHISEMIELTDEERNAFFADVAKAARAIHKVFHPNKVNYGAYGDTGCHLHMHLVPKYKDEFEWGGTFEMNPGKVTLTDTEYEDIAEKIRQAL, encoded by the coding sequence ATGAAAGATGTAAATTGCGCGTATTGTATGCAGGGAGAACTGGTTGCAAAGTTTGCGTACCCAGTCTGTAAAATGGACACAGGTTTTCTGTATGTTTTTAAGGAGCAGAGTCATCCTGGCCGCCTGATCCTGGCGCATGATAAGCATATCAGCGAGATGATCGAGCTGACGGATGAGGAGCGTAATGCATTTTTTGCAGATGTGGCAAAGGCTGCCCGTGCGATCCACAAAGTGTTCCATCCCAACAAGGTGAATTATGGCGCATACGGGGATACCGGCTGTCATCTGCACATGCATCTGGTTCCCAAATATAAAGATGAATTTGAGTGGGGCGGTACATTTGAGATGAATCCGGGGAAGGTGACTCTGACAGATACAGAGTATGAGGATATTGCTGAAAAGATCCGCCAGGCGCTGTAA
- a CDS encoding TPM domain-containing protein: MAVPLLACVLWMVTMVLFPFSATAQVKEASSRVSDDAGLFTSGEIREMEAQIAALREEMNMDVAVVTTDYTGGMSTEEYADEYYEARDYGTGKNHSGVLLLLDMDNRQVYVSTEGAMIRFLEDDRIETMMDHAIPFMQKEDYGGAAVSLLNDVQTYYRKGIPGNQYNYDRETGTVSRHRSIRWYEGLLAAAVAVFCGGSACLSVKKQYAMQEEQRQAANYHMAYRANAQFQFQDQNDALVDQYVAQSLIASAVRGGGRPGGGIGGGGGGRSTTHSSSSGRTHGGGGRRF; encoded by the coding sequence GTGGCAGTACCTTTGCTTGCGTGTGTGTTATGGATGGTTACGATGGTATTATTCCCGTTTTCAGCCACGGCTCAGGTAAAGGAAGCCAGTTCCCGTGTCAGTGACGATGCCGGGCTGTTCACTTCTGGGGAGATCCGCGAGATGGAAGCGCAGATTGCGGCTTTGCGGGAAGAGATGAATATGGACGTGGCCGTTGTGACCACGGACTATACAGGCGGGATGTCTACAGAAGAATATGCGGATGAATATTATGAGGCCAGGGATTACGGCACAGGGAAGAACCACAGCGGAGTCCTTCTTTTGCTGGATATGGACAACCGGCAGGTCTATGTATCCACAGAAGGCGCGATGATCCGTTTCCTGGAGGATGACCGGATCGAGACTATGATGGACCATGCCATTCCCTTTATGCAGAAGGAAGACTATGGCGGCGCGGCAGTTTCTCTGCTGAATGATGTGCAGACATATTATAGAAAAGGTATACCAGGCAATCAGTACAACTATGACCGGGAGACCGGGACAGTCAGCCGCCACCGCAGCATCCGGTGGTATGAAGGGCTTTTGGCTGCCGCTGTGGCGGTATTCTGCGGCGGAAGTGCATGCCTGTCCGTGAAAAAACAATATGCCATGCAGGAGGAACAGCGTCAGGCTGCCAATTATCATATGGCTTACCGGGCTAATGCACAGTTTCAATTTCAGGATCAGAACGACGCGCTGGTGGATCAATATGTCGCCCAGAGCCTGATCGCCAGTGCGGTCAGAGGCGGTGGCCGGCCTGGCGGCGGAATAGGCGGTGGTGGAGGTGGAAGAAGCACTACCCATTCATCCTCCAGCGGACGGACGCACGGAGGAGGCGGGCGCCGCTTCTGA
- a CDS encoding TFIIB-type zinc ribbon-containing protein, translating to MAVITYKCPNCGGDLRFDPESQKQRCEYCRSLFTKEELDAVMGEKDSETAVLYNCPSCGAEIVTDENTVATFCYYCHNPVVLSSRMQGEYHPDYVLPFAVDRAKALDIFDQWIRKKKYIPKAFYTKDQIEKMTGVYFPYWLYSCQVDGKLDAEGVKRKIWTSGNTQYTQTQKYDVSREGQMQVDHVTRNALSKANRKLVEGVLPFEMEKLQPFSMSYLSGFMAEKRDMEEDKFQVTVRQEVKDFAGNALRAGVSGYDALQVRQQNTELRDEKWDYALMPVWTLTYRDPKKDKVYYFACNGQTGKVCGELPVDTGRLMMLFASVSVPIFLVLLIVGYFL from the coding sequence ATGGCAGTTATTACATACAAATGTCCCAATTGCGGCGGGGATCTGCGGTTCGACCCAGAGTCGCAGAAACAACGCTGTGAATACTGCCGGTCTTTGTTTACCAAGGAAGAGTTGGACGCTGTAATGGGTGAGAAGGACAGCGAAACTGCGGTCCTGTACAATTGCCCCAGCTGCGGCGCGGAGATTGTTACAGATGAAAACACGGTGGCTACCTTCTGCTATTATTGCCACAATCCGGTGGTGCTGTCAAGCAGGATGCAGGGCGAATACCATCCGGACTATGTGCTTCCGTTTGCGGTAGACAGAGCGAAGGCACTGGACATTTTTGATCAATGGATCCGCAAAAAGAAATACATTCCAAAAGCATTTTATACGAAAGACCAGATAGAAAAAATGACCGGTGTTTATTTTCCTTACTGGCTGTACAGCTGCCAGGTGGACGGAAAGCTGGATGCGGAAGGTGTTAAGCGCAAGATCTGGACCTCGGGCAATACCCAGTATACCCAGACACAAAAGTATGATGTGAGCCGGGAAGGCCAGATGCAGGTGGATCACGTTACCCGCAACGCTCTGTCCAAGGCCAACCGCAAGCTGGTTGAGGGAGTGCTGCCCTTCGAGATGGAGAAACTTCAGCCGTTTTCCATGAGCTATCTGTCCGGTTTTATGGCAGAGAAGCGGGACATGGAGGAGGATAAATTCCAGGTCACAGTGAGGCAGGAGGTCAAGGACTTTGCCGGAAATGCACTTCGAGCCGGAGTCAGCGGCTATGATGCGCTTCAGGTGCGTCAGCAGAATACGGAGCTGAGGGATGAGAAATGGGATTATGCTCTGATGCCGGTGTGGACTTTAACCTACAGGGACCCGAAAAAGGATAAAGTATATTACTTTGCCTGCAATGGACAGACCGGGAAGGTCTGCGGGGAGCTGCCGGTAGATACGGGACGTCTGATGATGTTGTTTGCGTCTGTTTCTGTACCGATATTTCTTGTTTTGCTGATTGTGGGGTATTTCTTATGA